From the genome of Pseudomonadota bacterium:
GGGCTCGACGTCCTCCTGCTCGCCGCGCTCACGGCGCTGGCGGCGGGCGGAGTGATCTGGACCTGGCTCACCCTCGATCCGAAGCTCCCGCTGCGCGTTCGCGTCGAGCTGACGGCGCTGCGCGCGGCCGCGCTGGCGCTGGGCGTGGCGCTCCTCCTGCAACCCACGCTCCGCCTGCTCGAGATGAAGCCGATCCGGCCCCGGCTCGCGATCCTCGTCGACGTGTCGGGATCGATGCGGGGCGGCGGCGCGCAGTCCCGCCTGGCGGAGGTCCGCGGCCTCCTCGAGGCCGCCGCGCCGGCGCTCGAGCGGCTCGCCTCGTCGACGGAGATCCGCTGGTACGCCTTCGCGGAGGATCTCTCGCCGGCGGCGGACGTGCAATCGGCGCTCGCGACGGACACCGCCACCCGCGCGACGGACCTCGGCCGGGCCCTCGAGAAGCTCGCCTCCCAGGCTCGCGACGAGGCGTGGAACGCGGTGCTCGTCATCGGCGACGGCGCCGACACAGCCGCGCGGCGGACCGCCGCGGGGGGCTCCCGAGACGTGAAGTTCGCGAAGAAGCTCGGCGTACCTGTCAACACGGTCGCCATCACCCGCGCGAAGCGGCAGCGGGATCTCGCGATCGCCGCGGTCAAGGCGGATCCGTTCGCGTTCGCCCGCAGCGACACGCCCATCACCGTGTCGCTGACGTCGACGGGGCTCGCGGAGAAGAAGATGGAGGTCACCCTGTCGCAGGGGGGCTCCGTGATGCAGGCGCGGACGGTCGAGCTCGTCGGCGGCGCCGCGGAGACCGTGTTCTCCGTGAGGCCGTTCCGCCTCGGGCGCAACGTCCTCACCGTGACGACCGCGATCCCGCCGGGCGACGAGATCCCGGAGAACAACACCGCCCACGTGGCGTTCGAGGTGCTGCGGGACAAGGTGCGCGTGCTGCACATCGCGGGACGCCCGTCCTGGGATCAACGGTTCCTGCGCGACACGCTGAGCGCGTGGCCCCACATCGACCTCGTCTCGTTCTACGTCCTCCGCACGCCCTTCCAGTCCACGACCCTCGGCTCGGACGGCATGACGCTGATCCCCTTCCCCACCGCCGATCTGTTCGAGCGGCACCTCGACGAGTTCGACATCCTCATCTTCCAGGACCTGGATCCGGCGGGGATCGGCGTCGACCGCTACCTCGAGAAGATCGCCGGGTACGTTCGCGGGGGCGGCGGCCTCGCGCTCCTGGGCGGCGCGGAGGCGTTCGGGCCGAGCGCCATGGCGCGGCCGCCCTTCTCGGAGATCCTGCCCGTCGCGATCCCGTCGACCGGGAGGACCGCGACCGTCGATGCGAACGCGGTGCGCGTCGCGCTCACCGAGGCCGGGAAGCGCCACCCGGTGACGCGGCTCCTCGAGGACGAGGCGCAGAACGTCGCCAGGTGGGATTCCCTCGAGCGGCTCGACGGCATGGTGCGCGTGGCCGGCGTCCGGGATCAGGGGGTGGTCCTGGCGGCACCCGCGAACGACCCGGGCGACCGCGCGAGCGCGCCCCTCATCTCCGTCCGCGAGGCCGGCGACGGCCGCGTCGTCGCGATCGCCACGGACTCGCTCTGGCGCTGGCGCTTCAGCGGCCCGCTGCTCGGCGGCTCCGCCGACGCGTATCCGGATCTCTGGCGCCGCGTCGTCGACTGGCTGAGCCGCGATCCGCGCCTCGACAGGCTCCGGGTCGAGGTCACGCCCGCGACGCCGCGCCCCGACGAGCCGATCTCGCTGCGCGTCGAGCTCGTGGACGAGTCATTCCGCGCGGTGCCGCACGCGAAGCTCGTCGCCGACATCGGGTGGTCGGACGCGACCGGCGTGGCGCGCTCCGCGCAGATCCCGGTCAGCCTCGACGCCGACGGGAGGTTCCTGCGCGAGTGGCGCCCCGTCGCCTCCGGACCGCACGAGGTGCGCGTGTCGGCGGCGGGCCTCCCTTCGGCCGAGGCGTCCTTCCTCGTCGCGTCGCGCGACGTCGAGCTGCAGCACCTCGAACCGGACATCGGCTTCCTGCGCGGGATCGCGGAGTCGACCGGCGGGCGCTTCGGCGTCGACGCCGTGGACTTCGATCACCTGGAGCGCGCCGACACGCCGACGCGAGAGATCCTCTCCCGGAAGGACTCCCCGCTCTGGAGCC
Proteins encoded in this window:
- a CDS encoding VWA domain-containing protein, coding for MITAASAPRIAEEWQLTAVGGLDVLLLAALTALAAGGVIWTWLTLDPKLPLRVRVELTALRAAALALGVALLLQPTLRLLEMKPIRPRLAILVDVSGSMRGGGAQSRLAEVRGLLEAAAPALERLASSTEIRWYAFAEDLSPAADVQSALATDTATRATDLGRALEKLASQARDEAWNAVLVIGDGADTAARRTAAGGSRDVKFAKKLGVPVNTVAITRAKRQRDLAIAAVKADPFAFARSDTPITVSLTSTGLAEKKMEVTLSQGGSVMQARTVELVGGAAETVFSVRPFRLGRNVLTVTTAIPPGDEIPENNTAHVAFEVLRDKVRVLHIAGRPSWDQRFLRDTLSAWPHIDLVSFYVLRTPFQSTTLGSDGMTLIPFPTADLFERHLDEFDILIFQDLDPAGIGVDRYLEKIAGYVRGGGGLALLGGAEAFGPSAMARPPFSEILPVAIPSTGRTATVDANAVRVALTEAGKRHPVTRLLEDEAQNVARWDSLERLDGMVRVAGVRDQGVVLAAPANDPGDRASAPLISVREAGDGRVVAIATDSLWRWRFSGPLLGGSADAYPDLWRRVVDWLSRDPRLDRLRVEVTPATPRPDEPISLRVELVDESFRAVPHAKLVADIGWSDATGVARSAQIPVSLDADGRFLREWRPVASGPHEVRVSAAGLPSAEASFLVASRDVELQHLEPDIGFLRGIAESTGGRFGVDAVDFDHLERADTPTREILSRKDSPLWSHPAAFLLLFAALLGEWLLRRRIGLN